A stretch of the Notamacropus eugenii isolate mMacEug1 chromosome 2, mMacEug1.pri_v2, whole genome shotgun sequence genome encodes the following:
- the LOC140527864 gene encoding DNA-directed RNA polymerases I and III subunit RPAC2-like → MVEEGERKPVLEMVQAAGTDGNCVTFVLYDEDHTLGNSLRYMIMKNPEVEFCGYSITHPSESKINFRIQTKGGLPAVEPFRQGLTELMDVCQHVLNKFEASIKNYKDQKQVEME, encoded by the coding sequence atggtggaagaaggggagaggaaaccTGTATTGGAAATGGTCCAGGCAgctggaacagatggaaactgtGTCACATTTGTGTTGTATGATGAGGACCATACTCTTGGAAACTCTCTACGTTACATGATCATGAAGAACCCAGAAGTAGAGTTCTGTGGGTACAGTATCACCCACCCTTCAGAAAGCAAAATTAATTTTCGCATCCAGACTAAAGGGGGTCTTCCAGCTGTTGAACCTTTTCGGCAGGGCCTTACTGAGCTCATGGATGTCTGTCAGCATGTGCTTAACAAATTTGAAGCAAGTATAAAGAACTATAAAGATCAAAAGCAAGTTGAAATGGAATAG